The proteins below are encoded in one region of Balaenoptera ricei isolate mBalRic1 chromosome 6, mBalRic1.hap2, whole genome shotgun sequence:
- the LOC132367283 gene encoding LOW QUALITY PROTEIN: salivary lipocalin-like (The sequence of the model RefSeq protein was modified relative to this genomic sequence to represent the inferred CDS: inserted 1 base in 1 codon; substituted 1 base at 1 genomic stop codon) — protein sequence MKLPLLCLGLTLVCAHKEGNPDVVRSNFDISKISGEXYSILLASDTEEKVEENGSMRVFVEHIHALENISLFFKFHTKVSGACTEMSLLSDKAGENGVYSVIYDEDNKFRILQTNYTEYIIFYLMNVNNNESFQLLELYAREPDVGPKXKKKFVKICQKYGIVKENIFPHVSILPKSITVSRPEGVEWPRPPALSECHLTWAPGSSLPWSPHHLATSSVT from the exons ATGAAGCTGCCGTTGCTGTGTCTGGGGCTGACTCTAGTCTGTGCCCACAAGGAAGGAAACCCTGATGTTGTGAGAAGCAACTTCGATATTTCAAAG ATTTCAGGGGAGTGATATTCCATCCTCTTGGCCTCAGACACCGAAGAAAAGGTAGAAGAAAATGGTAGCATGAGAGTTTTTGTGGAGCACATCCATGCcttggaaaatatttctttgttctttaaatttCATACAAA GGTAAGTGGAGCATGTACTGAAATGTCTTTGCTTTCTGACAAAGCAGGAGAGAATGGTGTATATAGTGTTATCT ATGATGAAGACAATAAATTTCGCATACTTCAAACGAACTAtactgaatatattattttttatctcaTGAAtgtcaacaacaatgaatcattCCAACTGCTGGAGCTCTATG CCCGAGAACCAGACGTGGGTCCAA TCAAGAAAAAGTTTGTGAAAATTTGCCAAAAATATGGGATTGTtaaggaaaacatatttccaCATGTTTCCATATTACCAAAGTCG ATCACTGTCTCCAGGCCCGAGGGAGTGGAGTGGCCCAGGCCTCCAG CACTGAGTGAGTGCCACCTCACTTGGGCTCCAGGATCTTCTCTTCCATGGTCCCCACATCATCTTGCAACAAGTTCTGTGACCTGA